CAAAATCAAGTTTCTGAAAACCCCGACACAGCTACAAAACAGAACTCTTGTTTTTGGCTGGTTGCCTTGGAGACACAGAGTGATCTCTTGGGAAGAAACCAAGGAATGCATCTTAATACGAGCTCCTTCCTTTTCAGGCATCAACACTCAGCCTTATTACCCAGACTAAAAGCCACAAACATCCTCTAGGTCAAGAGTAAACAGAAATCTTTCCATTTGTCCACCATCAACATCTTCGAGCTCCTGGCTACAAAATCATACTCTGTGCTTGActttgagaagaaagaaaactgaaagaaaaatgggtGCTTCTCCCACACCACACTTAACTTCACCCAGAAACTCGTGTCTTGACTACTTTCCTTCAGCtcaatcttattttaaaagggTCCCTATATGTTTCAGCTTCCTGAGTTCTACAAATATAACAGGCAGTTCTTCCTTTGCCTTTTAATCTCTCTCCTCTCAGAAACCAAAAGCTTACACAAGTTCTTCTGCAGGACAACCCCACATACAGTTCTTAGGGAACAGCTGTGTGTGCACCTTGCGGTATTTGGCACCTCATCTGCACAGCAGGGCAGTCAATGCTGTTAAGCTGATAAGAACAGGGGCAGAGAAGCTCCATGACCTGCCCAATGTCACACAAATCCATCACTGACACACAAAACAGTAGTTAACCAGTATCACATAAAATTTTAGGCTGGGAATGGTCTTCTGGATGTGTCTAGCCAGAGCTCCTGCCTTAAGCAGGACTGACCCCAGTTGCTCAAAGCTTTCCCCTGGGCAGTTTCAGACAGCTCCAAGGCAGGATATGCCATGACTTCTCTGTGTTTaaccaaccaaaacccaactCAGTCTTTGCATAGGACTTGTGCtcatctccctccctcctttttaTACTGTtaaggacaccttccactgtgcaccattttatttgttttacttgAGGCTTTGTTCTTTGTGGCCCAAAAGCATCCCCTGCTCAGAAAACTCAGCTCTGTCAAAAGTAGGGCTTACCCAAATATGACAATCTCACAAGATTACCTGTGTCCTCTGCTCCATCCTAAGAGCACTCACAACTGTAACATGCTGTATTTTCACCATTTACACCACAACTAAGACCCCAAATTGAACCTGAACAGAGCCAAACAGCTGCAATGAGTGCAAGCCAGCAGGTGTTTAAGCAGCAGAACAACTTCAGTCTGACCAAGCATTTCCCTGtaggaaaacaaggagaaacTTCAGGAGCACTGAGCAAGAATCAACACTCCTGCTCATTTGTTTGTTCTGGATCTCAGGGTGCTCCAGACTTGCTCCCTGCATTAGTCACCATCAAATTACCACAGGCTTCATGTGCTGAGGGAGGAATTTGACAGTGTTAAGCCAGGGAAGCAGCACTCCCTGCCTCCCTTCAAATGAGATGCATCCTGCTTAAAGGATTTTCTCAAATGATAATGCTCAGTGCCTCAGGCACCCGTGTGCATTCAGTCCCTCAGTTATCTACTGGGATTTGGGTAACGGAACAATTCCCACTATAGAAAAACACGTCACATCACAGTCTTAAAAGTCAGGATCTGCCACATCAGTGTGCTGCTTTCAGAGCTCAACAACTGTCCCCCACTCCTCTTGTCACAGCCAGATACATTTATTTCACCATGGCCTACAAAGATTAATTCTCAATTTAGGGCTCACAAGGATCTATACTACTCCCCAAGGTGTGAGAAAATCTGGCATTCGCTCACTCCAAACGCATTTGGAGCAATCAGCATCTCTTGGATCTTCAGAGCTGTAGCTTCACATTCAGAACAAGCAGGTGGTATAATCCTATTAATGGGAGTTAAGCTCTTGCTGATCTCTTTCTACCTAATCAAAACCTAATTCTTGAGCCTCTATCAATAGATCATTAATGCAGGAAGGGAAGACGACAATGCTACGCTGCCCAAGTGACCACGGGCAGCTCAACATGTCCAACCCCTCAGACACAGcgagcagagcaggagggcaagCCCACAGCTGTCCAAACCATGCACCTCCCCCGATCTCCTAAATTCTTGAAATACTTTACATTATCGTATCTCCAAGAAAGAAAGGGGTGGGAGAGGCCCTGCACTTATCACAGGGCATATCCCACCTTCAGCTGCTTTGCGGGACAGTGCCCCGTACCCCCTCCCTGAGAGCAAATTTCTTTTAACAGGACAAGTCCATCTCCCAGCTGTGGTACTCAGGCTCCCTTTGAAGTTCCAGGAGAACAAGACACTGGGCTTGCAAAGAGTTGCAAACTCTCCTAATATTGGATACCATGAGAAATACTAACCTCTGGTTCCTTCCTCACTATTCTGAAATGTCCTTTACATCACTGTGGTGGAGTTCCACCTTCCCTCTCCTGTTTTCCACCAGCCCCAAAGCTTTACTTCTGAGTGCATTTTACCCCTCTTCAGCCAGCTCTGAGGGCACCCTCTGGCACTGCCCGTGTTCCCATGAGTGCCTGATCAGAAGCTGAACCCAAAGCAGCACCGGGCCACTTCCAGCCTGGTTGCTGAGCACACAGGTGCCCCGTTACCTTCTTGCGGCGCGAGCCCGTCTTGCTCATGCAGGACCTCTCCAGGGACAGGTACCCCCCGATCACTTCAATCTCATTCACCGTGGGGTAGCGCTTTTTATGGGATATCCCCACTTGGGGCCCATCAGTGTTCTCCACAGCTTTGCCTCTTCCTTTgctgtcctcctcctcctcctcctcttcctcccgcTGTGGCCTTCCGCTGGCATCGGCCTGCAGCCCCGGGACCACGGGCTTCCTTTTGGGCACAACAGTGAAGGTGCTGCCTCCCCTCTGCTGGGGTGCAGAGTGTGGTCTGTAGAGGGGCACCGAGGAAAACTCCATCTCCGGGTCAGGGCTAGCTCCTCCGGGCTGATCGGCCAAGCTCCCCGTCCTCGCAGCCAGGCCagccctgggaagcagctccctgctgtccGGCTCCACGATGTCATCGATGTAAGTCACAGGCACCAACGGATCCAGAGGCACCGCTGGGGAAGTGCTGGGTTCTTCCTGCTCCGGGGTGGAAGCTCTCGGGGGCTCCTTGGGTGCCTTCTCCTCCGAGGGCGGTGGTCCCGGCCTGGCAATCTGGGCCGGTGATCGAGCCGGGCTGCCCTCCCGACGGGGCACAAAGACGAAGGAATTGCGTGAATTCAGGCGCAGCTTGGCCAGAGCCTGCGCCTGCAGGTCGTGGGCTGGGATGGCCGCCAAGTCGGGCTTGGGGGCCGGGTGGATTTCGAAGGAGCCCCCGGTCCGGGGGGCTGAGGCGGAGAGCGGCCGATTGGCGCCGGTGGCACTGGGGGCCGGACTGGCACTGGGCAGGGGCGACACAGCCACTTCAGCCTCCTCCGGCTTTGGCCTCCTGGCGTTAGCTCTGGCATGGGAAGGGCTGGTGGATGGCACTGGTGGCCCCTTGGGCGTTGCGGGGCGGCCGGCGGGGACAGCACCGGGCTCGGGGACGCGGGTGCTGGGGGGTTGCCCCCGGGGTGTGACCGTGAAGGAGTTGGAGCTGATCTTGTGGAGAAAGCAGTTGGCCTGAGGGGCCGCAGCcttggggacagctgggaccGCCTGAGGGGCTGCGGCCCGGGGGGGAGCcggggtgggctgggggggcACGGGCTGAGGGGTGACAGCGCGGAGAGCCGGGGTGGGCTGGGGGGTGACAGCCCGGGGAGGTAGTGCGGGCTGCGGGGTGACAGCCCGAGGGGAAACCGTGGGCGGGGGAGTGGCAGCCCGTGGGGAGGCCGCGGGTGGAGGGGTGACGGCCCGGGGGGGGGCCGGCTGCAGGACGGTGGGTTGGGGGGCCACCGGCACCGCTGGGGGGGTGGTAGCTCGGGGGGGAGCCGGGAGCGGCGGAGGAGTGGTGGGGACCGCCGGCGGAGATGCCGGTCCCGGCTTTGGCGCCGGAGCCCGGGGGAAGCCGGGTCCCTTCTGGAGGGGCGCGGGGGCGCGGGGGGAGCCGGGCCCCGCGGGCGGAGCGGCCCGGGAAGCGCCCGGTCCCACCTGCGGCGGAGCCGCGACCCCGCCGGTCCCGGTCAGCGCGTCCCCAACGCGGCGACGGCGGCCCCTCGGCCGCTGCCCGAACTTCTCCAGGAGGCGGCTGACGGTGCCCGGCTCGGCCGCCTCGGGCGGCTCCGGCGGCTCGGCCGTCTCGTAGATGACGACCTGGTCGGCGCGGATCTCGGCGAGCGCGGCGCCTCGCCgggccagcagctcccgcagcggGTCGGCGCCGGCCGGGTCCCGGCGGCGGGCGAGCGGCGCGTCCCCCGCGGAGAAGCAGGCGGCGGGGTCGGCGCGGGACTCGATGATGAGGATGTTGTCGGCGCGGATGGTGCGGATGCCGGGCACGGCGCTgtacagctccagcagctgctgcaggggccgcgccgcgccgccggGCCCGGGCCGCCCCTGCCGCAACCGGCGCCGCTCGCTCTCCAGCCGCATGAAGGGGTTCTCGCGGAGCGGGCCCAGGCTCTCCGCCACCACCAGCCGCTCCCCGGCCGGGGGCTCGGGCtcgccgcccgccccggccaGCTTGGCCCGCTTGCGCTCCAGGATCTCCCGCTGCCAGGCGGGCGCTGCCCGCGGCCCGGCGCCGAGCGGCGGCTCCGCGCTGCTCATGGCGGCGGCGCTGGGGCTCTgcgggccgggccccgccgTACCGGGGctgccccgcggccccgcccccgggcAGGGCAGGTTCGTCCCCCgcgcggccggggcggggccgggggtgcTCCGGAGCCGCCCCGCTCCCAGCCGGGGCCAGCGCTCCGCCCCCGCTGCCCGGGGGAATGGTCCCGGGTCTGTCGGGCAGCCGGGGCGCGGTGGTGTGACCTGAGGTGGTGCCGCGTTCCCGGGCTGGGAACCGGCCGGGCCCCGTCGCCCGCATCGCCCTCCCCTCACACACTGGAGACCCCCGGGCCGGGACACGAGCCATGATGACCGACACAGAAtcccaaaacacacagaacACCCAAATTTGCCCATTGCCCCATCCCAGACTGGTCCGTCTGgtggcagctgaggacaggaTCGAAAAACGCCTTTCGGGGTCACCCTTGGGATGTGAGACGGAGCTGGtgcctgggcaggagcagggaaccAGCCCCGGACTCTAGAGCAGTGTCTGTGGTACCCGGGCCGTCAGAGGAGTGTTTTAGGGAGAACTCAGATGGACACAAGTGGAGTTTTCCATGACAcgtggcagcagagagggagagggagaacatttttcccattttgctcttctttgctgcccagggagggtgtggagtctccccCTCTGGAGacatcccaaacccacctggacgcgttcctgtgtcacctgctccaggtgaccctgtcTTGGCAGGGAGCTGGACTGGAcgatctccagaggtcccttccaaccccagctATTCAGTGATTGAGTGACTGAGTGATTCAGTGACAGCCTCTCGCTGGACACATAAGTTGCTTCGCGGCGTTATTTCCAGTCAGCGCCTCTTATCAGCCGCCCGCAGGTGTCTTTGGGAAGTGTGTGCAATCAGGAAACGATCGCTCGGCAGCGCAGTGCTTCCCACACCTCCCAAATCCTCGCCTGGGAGACTCGGGGAACACGGCACGCCGTGACATAAAATAACTCTGGGCAGGGCTCGGGGAGTCCCGGAGCCGCGCCCGGGCACGGGCGGCTGCTCCCGCTGGTGCCGAAAGCACAGGTGTGTTTACGGGAAGCAGCTCCGTATCCTGCTGATAAGGCTCCTACCTTTGCACTCCTGGGCCACAGCAGAGCAATTGCACCCTCTTCAAACGAGACGTGGAAATAATACCACGGCAAACTGCTTTTGTTGCCCGTGTCGGATGCCCAAGTGGGCTGTGTGCCCCGCGGAGCAGCTCCGTGCCTTTCACCTTAAATAACTCCGGGGTGATGTGAGGCTCACACATGACCTGCCGTACCCCCTCAAGCACAGGTCCATCACGCACCATCTGCCTCCGGCCCTCGCCGGGCCACAGCGGGTGCCCGGGGCTCAGGATAAAGAGCGGGGCGAGCGGGCAGAGACATCTCTCCGCCTCTGGTGACTCATGGCTCAGGCACGTCCAGAGCCAACAATGTGCCTTTGTACTCGGAGATCACAATGGATTTCTCTTTCGTGGTCTTGTCCGGTTGGCTTTTGAGCCAGTGTAAAGCCTGTAAATCCTGAAATAATGAATCCCACACAGTTTTGCTGCACCTGGCGCAAAGAAAACGCCTCCCTTTGTGGGCATTGAACCTGACATCTGCTAGTTTTACTGCACGCCCGCCTGCCTTTAGAACAAAAACACTAAGTCCAGCCATTATTcatccccctcccctgccagtCAGGATTCTATCGTTTCTGTCAACCGCTCAAGCCTCGGCTGAGTCAGTGAAAGTGTCAAGGGCTGGGCAGTGAGACTTGGCTGGCGAGCCGTGCCCTGGAGCTAATCCCCTGCTCCCTGTGTTGGCACCCGCGGGCAACCCCGGCCGAGTGCCCGGTGCTGGTACTAAGAGGCTCCCGGGAATCCCGCTCGTATTTTGGCACAAGAAGGAATGCTCGATTACAAAACCCAGGTGCGATGGTGACAGAGGCCAGCACTGGGAGGCTGTGATGGCAAAGTGCCACCGCGGGGCACAGACAGAGCCAGGGCATGGCTGATGTGGCTGCAAGAGGACGTGGCAGACACAGCACgacaggggcaggagctgaggacagCCCCGGGTATAGCCAAGGGAcgaggggacagagagagagcgGGGCCCAGCACAACTCTCTGATTTCACCTTAAACTCAAGTGATCTGCACAGCTCCCACTCCAGTTTGTGCCCATCACCCACTGTGTAATAGAGCAcggagggagaaggaagaagcaaTAGGGAAAAGTAATCCCTTGTAACTGGGCTTTTCCAGCAAATCTGACTTTGTACATCATGGCACTGACTTAAAACCAGGACATGTGGAATGGTTCCAGGATAAAGGATGAAGACCATCTTTTTGGCACCAGGCCCTCCAGGCACCAGTGGTGCCACATGACTGTGCAGCGGGTGGTAAGGGATTAAAAGTGACTTCTGTCATCTGCCACACAGCTGAGCAGAATGTGGCACGTCCCACCTCACTGTGATGGTGGCACATGGAGGATAGGAGGATATCCCCAAATGGGGAGAATGGAGAAATGGAGGCTGAGAGATCCCAGGGCTGAAGAAAAATTGCTCAAATGACAGAGCTGTCCAGCCTGTTTCTCTTTGTGCTGAGGGGCTGCAGTTACCACATTTATCAGAAGATGAACATGCAGGTGACTGTCAGCACTGGAGATAAGGGGAAAATTGCAACTGGGAGTTcaagccagggctgctcccttTGGCAATTCGCTCAAACAGGCCCATGGGAGAGAAAGTGGTTTATCAGAATTCATTCATTGCcttctgctctcctggggatgtgctgtgttttggagcTGGTCTGTTTTCCCCGGGGGGATTACCAGGCCTTTAACCTCCCTTGGATTTCTCCAGGGCTCTGTTTCTGTGTCTGggagggtgctcagggattaGCCTTCCTCCCAGGAAGAGGCACAATCCCTAATGCGCTCTAAATTCCTGAGCACCCCATGCTCACTAAGCCGCAGATGCTGCTGGAACCTGAATCACTCTGAGCTATCCTTGTCCTATCCCCAAGACTGGATTTGTGGCTCTCAGATGGTCCCTTGCTTAAATAATCAGGACTTTTTGCTTTCCTCCCCTTTTAGCTGCACCTCAGCCTCTTGTCCCTCTtgagctctgctcctgtgtgctcagctgctgccatAAAGGAGCCCAGTGCCTGTAGGTCCCTCACCTGCACCACAGGTTCATCACACATTTCTCTCACACAGCATCTGCCAAGTGCCATTTCCTGGGTTTATAAACTCAGCCAGCGAAttacaagaacaaaaaacaaatgagaaaaaaaaaacagctatcccagaaacatctctttttattaaaataatatctttaGCTCCAGATAGATTTGTGTACTCGAGGCCTGGTTATCCCACACAAAGCAGCTGAGCCCCAGAGAAACCCGAGGCAGCAGAGGTGGCAGAGGGCTCCTGAGTCAGGCAGGGTTGGCCCCATgcctggacagcagcagcagccagaaacCACAGCCAGAGTCCTGGGGTCAGTGGAAcctccttcttgcttttccaaggagccagcctgctgctccagggcacaCCGAGACCTCGGAGATCACaatctttgttttcaaaactcTCTCAAGACCATTTTGG
The nucleotide sequence above comes from Cinclus cinclus chromosome 19, bCinCin1.1, whole genome shotgun sequence. Encoded proteins:
- the TPRN gene encoding taperin is translated as MSSAEPPLGAGPRAAPAWQREILERKRAKLAGAGGEPEPPAGERLVVAESLGPLRENPFMRLESERRRLRQGRPGPGGAARPLQQLLELYSAVPGIRTIRADNILIIESRADPAACFSAGDAPLARRRDPAGADPLRELLARRGAALAEIRADQVVIYETAEPPEPPEAAEPGTVSRLLEKFGQRPRGRRRRVGDALTGTGGVAAPPQVGPGASRAAPPAGPGSPRAPAPLQKGPGFPRAPAPKPGPASPPAVPTTPPPLPAPPRATTPPAVPVAPQPTVLQPAPPRAVTPPPAASPRAATPPPTVSPRAVTPQPALPPRAVTPQPTPALRAVTPQPVPPQPTPAPPRAAAPQAVPAVPKAAAPQANCFLHKISSNSFTVTPRGQPPSTRVPEPGAVPAGRPATPKGPPVPSTSPSHARANARRPKPEEAEVAVSPLPSASPAPSATGANRPLSASAPRTGGSFEIHPAPKPDLAAIPAHDLQAQALAKLRLNSRNSFVFVPRREGSPARSPAQIARPGPPPSEEKAPKEPPRASTPEQEEPSTSPAVPLDPLVPVTYIDDIVEPDSRELLPRAGLAARTGSLADQPGGASPDPEMEFSSVPLYRPHSAPQQRGGSTFTVVPKRKPVVPGLQADASGRPQREEEEEEEEDSKGRGKAVENTDGPQVGISHKKRYPTVNEIEVIGGYLSLERSCMSKTGSRRKKMKISFNETSLQTMFEYPSESSLAEEDEEEEGHVSEAEEEKSRTFYIPHPNSTLHPSTPNSADLSSYTPKHSVKFSEWQEQKYEGPAAEGPLPKEADSHGNQVMLTPAEKGGLSDFSSEPALYF